The proteins below are encoded in one region of Helicoverpa zea isolate HzStark_Cry1AcR chromosome 21, ilHelZeax1.1, whole genome shotgun sequence:
- the LOC124640914 gene encoding trypsin, alkaline C-like — translation MASYATFTLLVLAGFLASAFSSSSPARIEDYPSTVQLETGIGRVWLQTCVGSVLTSRHVLTAAHCLIGTALTPRISRVRAGTSERGRGGDVWEVNSVIRHPDYSLKAFEGNVGIVRLQTALWFGAAIQQARITASGVTFPANVPVTLAGWGRTSQEDLWADRDLHSTQLYTVDHSLCVEKYGDLKVPIAVTENMICAATLGTTGANFGVRDGGSPVFYDGILVGFVSFGSPLSATEYPLVATAVSPYSDWIVENAV, via the exons ATGGCTTCCTACGCTACCTTCACCCTCCTCGTCCTCGCTG GATTCCTCGCCAGCGCCTTCTCCAGCAGCTCTCCTGCCAGGATTGAGGACTACCCCAGCACCGTTCAACTGGAGACTGGAATCGGCCGTGTCTGGCTGCAAACCTGTGTTGGTTCCGTTCTGACCTCTCGCCATGTTCTGACTGCCGCTCACTGCCTTATTGGaac CGCCCTCACCCCTCGCATTAGCCGTGTCCGTGCCGGCACCAGCGAGCGCGGCCGTGGCGGCGACGTCTGGGAGGTCAACAGCGTCATCAGACACCCTGACTACAGCTTGAAGGCTTTCGAAGGCAACGTTGGCATTGTTCGTCTGCAGACCGCCCTCTGGTTCGGCGCTGCCATCCAACAGGCTAGGATCACCGCCTCTGGTGTCACTTTCCCCGCTAACGTGCCCGTCACCCTGGCTGGATGGGGCCGCACCTCG CAAGAAGACCTCTGGGCTGACCGCGACCTCCACAGCACTCAACTTTACACCGTCGACCATAGCCTCTGCGTCGAGAAGTACGGAGACCTCAAAGTTCCCATTGCCGTTACTGAGAACATGATCTGTGCTGCTACCCTCGGCACTACTGGCGCTAACTTCGGAGTCAGGGATGGTGGTTCTCCCGTCTTCTACGACGGAATCCTTGTTGGCTTCGTCTCCTTCGGCAGCCCTCTTAGTGCTACCGAGTACCCCTTGGTCGCTACCGCTGTCTCTCCCTACTCCGACTGGATCGTTGAAAACGCTGTTTAA